GCCCAGCGCGTCGTGCGCCTCGCGTAGGTGTGGATCGTGCGCAATCGCCCGCCGGTACTCTTCTACGGCTTCGCCGACGCGATGAGCGCGCTCGAGATGTAGCCCACGCTGAAAATGGATGAGCGCCTCTTCTCGCTGATACTCATCGAGCATTGCCGCTTCTCCAAAGCTGAGAATCGCCTAGCCTCACGTTGATCCTGCGCACGCCGGTACCGGGTGGCATGGCGCCTACAGCACGCCCCGGCTCATGCAGCCAGGCATCGGCCGGTTCATGCATGCGTTGCCTCCGAGCATCTGCCAATCGGCTCGGCCCAGGCGTTGGGTATCGATTGCGCCGGCTGAGTTCCGCACACCCAACCTGCACGCGCTATTATAGCACATGCACTCCTGCGCTGGCCAAAATCGCACGCTGCGCCGCCAGCAGCTGGGCGATCCCGCCGCCGGCCAGGTCGAGCAGCGCGCTCAGCTCGGCGCGCGAGATCGCCCGCCCCTCGGCGGTACACTGCACTTCGACAATGCCGCCGGCGCTGGTCTGTACGATATTGCAATCGAGCTCGGCCGCGCTATCCTCGCTATAGTCGAGGTCGAGCAGCGCTACGCCGCCAACATACCCGGCGCTGACCGCTGCAACCTGGGTGATCAGCGGATCGGCCGCCAGCCCAGCCCGCTGGCGCAGACGCGCCAGCGCTAGCGCCAGGGCCACGAAGCCGCCGGTGATCGCAGCGGTGCGCGTTCCGCCATCGGCCTGCAGCACGTCACAATCGATCGTGATCGTGCGCTCGCCCAGCCGGTGCAAGTCTACCGCCACCCGCAGCGCGCGCCCGATCAGCCGCTGGATCTCGTGCGTGCGCCCGCCCAGGCCATTGCGCTCGCGGCGGGTGCGCGTGTTGGTCGAGCGCGGCAGCAGCGCGTACTCGCCGGTGACCCAGCCTTGCTGCTTGCCCCGCAGCCAGGCCGGTACTCCCTCCTCGATGCTCGCCGCGCACAGTACGCGCGTGCCGCGCAGCTCGATCAGCGCCGAGCCTTCGGCAAAGCCGTAGCTATCGAGTGTGATCACCACCGGGCGCAGATCGGCCGGCGCGCGGCCATCGTTTCGACTCATGCAGGCTCCTCGTTGATCTATTCTCACGCGCAGTAGCTGTAGCAGGTGCCGCCACCGCGCGGACTGCCGGATTATAGGAACAAGCGCTCACTTCGTCAACCCGGCGGGCTGTCAGCCGCGCATCAGGCACGCTGGCATGTGGCCGTGCTATAATTGCCGCGCTGCGGCCTTCGCGGTGGCTTGGAACGCCCAGCACGCCGGTAGCGTCGTATTCGGCCAGCTACCCACTGGGCGGTGCGCCGCACCAGAAAGCATCGCGACCGATACTCTGCGGGATGATCGGGGCTTCCCCGCATGTGTCTTTCTGAATAATTCACCGTCTGTGTAATCAGTGCCGTTAGTAGATATGCCGGCACTAGCCGATGAGGTGCTACCGTGCCCAAGTGGAGCGACTTTGGGAATATTTTTTCGACCCTGCGCGAGATCGATGTCAATGCTATTCGCGACGAAGCCGATCGCCCGTTCAGCATCACTTGCATCGGCCATACCAGTGCGCTCGACGTGGTCGACCAGTTGTTGCACCACGGCCACGAGCGCTACCCCGTCGATGGGCCTAGCCCGCTCGAGCTAGTGCCACTGGCGCGCGCAGCCGAACGTGCCGCGCATCTGAATGCGGTCGATCTCCTGATTCTGGCGGTCGATGCGCGCACGCCGCTCTCGGCCACCGAGCTGGCTTCGTTCGGCCAGATCGAGACGCTCACCATTCCGTTTCTGGTGCTGCTGGCCTACGGCGATCAGCTACAGGCCGGCGAGGCGTTTCTCGCGCCAGGGCTACGCACCCGCACGGTCACAATCTTCGATCCGCAGGCGCTTGATGCCGCCGATAAGCTGGCGGTGGCGCTGCTGGGCCGGCTGCCCACCGAACTGCATCTGGCCGCCGCGCGGCACCTGCCCGGCCTGCGCGCAATCTTCGCGCGCGACCTGATCGGCAGCGTTGCGTTCACCAACGCCACCTACTCGCTTGCCTCGGGCCTGCCCGAGCAAATTCCACTGGTCAATGTGCCATTCGCCGCCGCCGACATCCTGGTGCTGACCAAGAATCAGGCCCTGCTGGTGTACCGGCTGGCGCTCGCGTATGGCGCCCCGCCCGATTTCCAGGCGCGCATCCGCGAGGTGCTGCCGGTCGTCGGTGGGGCTTTCCTGTGGCGCCAGGCCGCCCGCAGCCTGATCGGCCTCATCCCGATCTGGGGCTTGCTGCCCAAGGTCGCCGTGGCCTACGCCGGCACCTACACCACCGGCGTCGCCGCATGGCGCTGGTACGAGAGCGGCGACCTGGTGTCGACTGAGCAGATCAAACGCATCTCGAGCGAGGCGATCACGCTGGGCCGTCAGCGCGCCGCCGAGCTGATCGCGCGGGCGCGTGAGCAGAGCGGTGTCGCGCGAGTTGGCCTAGCCGAGCGCCTGCGGCGCCTGAACCCATTCCGCCGCAAACCGCGCGAGCTGCCTCCACCGCGCTAGGAGCGCTTTCCAGAGGTTCGTTGCAGGTTGGCGGGTTGATAACCTTCTAACTTTCTAACCTCCCAACCTTCTAGAACCAGCAACGCATTTGGAGCCAGGCCGCACTAGGAGACTCTATGGAGCGATTTATTATCGATGGTGGCCAGCGGCTGGCTGGCACGATCACGCCGGCCGGCAATAAGAACGCCGCGCTGCCGCTGCTGGCCGCCACGCTGCTGACCGATCGGCCGATCGTGCTGCATAATGTCCCACACATTGGCGATGTGACCACCAAGCTAGCGCTGCTGAGCGCGCTAGGAGCGCGTATCGAGCAGCGTGCCGGCCATAGCTGGGCGATCAGCGCCGGCAGCGTCGGCGCGGCCGAGCCTGATGCCGTGCTGGCGCGCAAGATCCGCACGTCGATCCTACTGGCCGGCCCGCTGCTGGCGCGGCGCGGCTATGTCACGCTGCCGCGGCCGGGCGGCGACATGATCGGCCGCCGCCGGCTCGACACGCACTTCCTGGCGCTACGCGGGCTTGGTGCAGCGATTGAGGTGACCCCGTCGGAGTACATCCTGCGCGCCGACCGGCTGCGCGGCACCGACCTGTTCCTCGACGAGATGAGCGTCACCGCCACCGAGCAGGCCATCCTGGGGGCGGTGCTGGCCGAGGGCGATACAACGATCAGCAACGCTGCGTCCGAACCACATATTCAGGATCTGTGTACCTTCCTCAACCTGATCGGTGCGAAGATCGATGGCATCGGTACCAATATGCTCTCGATCAGCGGCGTAGCCAGCCTGCACGGCGGCGAGTTCACGATCGGCCCTGATTTTATGGAGGTCGCGTCGTTCATCGGCCTGGCCGCCGTCACGGGTAGCGCCCTGCGGATCGCCGGCGCCCGCCCGCGCGACCATCGCATGACCAGGATCGCCTTCGGTAAGCTCGGCGTGCGCTGGGCCGACGACGGCGACGACATTGTGGTGCCGAGCGAGCAGGAGCTGCGTGTGCAAGAAGATGCCCACAACGCCATCCCCAAGATCGACTCGGCGCCGTGGCCGGGCTTCAACCCCGACCTGATCAGCATCGCGCTGGTGATGGCCACCCAGGTGCGCGGCACCGTGCTGATCCACGAGAAAATGTTCGAGAGCCGGCTGTTCTTCGTCGACCGGTTGATCGCCATGGGCGCGAAGATCGTATTGTGCGACCCGCACCGCGCTGTGGTGGTCGGCCCTAGCCAGCTGTACGGCGAACCCGAGGGTCTGCCCAGCCCCGACATTCGGGCCGGCATGGCCCTGCTGATCGCCGCGTTGTGCGCGCAAGGCCGCAGCGTGATCTACAACATTGGCCAGATTGATCGCGGGTACGAGCGGATCGAGCAGCGCCTTCAGGCGCTCGGCGCACAGATTCAGCGCGTATGATCGTCCATGCGAAGGAGCCTGCGGCCCCGCTACGCCCCACCAACGTGGGTACGGTTCGCAACAACCAGGGCGTGGCCGCAACAGATCGCCAATGCAGATACGTCATATGATTGCCGGATTGGCCGGGGCCGGCGCAGCGCTGCTGGTGGCCCGGTTGCTGCTGCGCTTGCTGGCGGCCCGGCCCGACAACCCGGTGTTCGCGCTGTTTCTGGCGGCAACGTCGCCCCCGCCGGCGCTGGCGGCCGTGCTCGACGCCGGGCAGCCGCGCCTGGGTGCAACCCTGGAATTCTCGACACTCGCGCTCGTGCTGCTGCTGCTGG
The sequence above is drawn from the Candidatus Kouleothrix ribensis genome and encodes:
- the murA gene encoding UDP-N-acetylglucosamine 1-carboxyvinyltransferase — its product is MERFIIDGGQRLAGTITPAGNKNAALPLLAATLLTDRPIVLHNVPHIGDVTTKLALLSALGARIEQRAGHSWAISAGSVGAAEPDAVLARKIRTSILLAGPLLARRGYVTLPRPGGDMIGRRRLDTHFLALRGLGAAIEVTPSEYILRADRLRGTDLFLDEMSVTATEQAILGAVLAEGDTTISNAASEPHIQDLCTFLNLIGAKIDGIGTNMLSISGVASLHGGEFTIGPDFMEVASFIGLAAVTGSALRIAGARPRDHRMTRIAFGKLGVRWADDGDDIVVPSEQELRVQEDAHNAIPKIDSAPWPGFNPDLISIALVMATQVRGTVLIHEKMFESRLFFVDRLIAMGAKIVLCDPHRAVVVGPSQLYGEPEGLPSPDIRAGMALLIAALCAQGRSVIYNIGQIDRGYERIEQRLQALGAQIQRV
- the rph gene encoding ribonuclease PH, whose amino-acid sequence is MSRNDGRAPADLRPVVITLDSYGFAEGSALIELRGTRVLCAASIEEGVPAWLRGKQQGWVTGEYALLPRSTNTRTRRERNGLGGRTHEIQRLIGRALRVAVDLHRLGERTITIDCDVLQADGGTRTAAITGGFVALALALARLRQRAGLAADPLITQVAAVSAGYVGGVALLDLDYSEDSAAELDCNIVQTSAGGIVEVQCTAEGRAISRAELSALLDLAGGGIAQLLAAQRAILASAGVHVL
- a CDS encoding YggT family protein; translated protein: MIAGLAGAGAALLVARLLLRLLAARPDNPVFALFLAATSPPPALAAVLDAGQPRLGATLEFSTLALVLLLLALALVLSSGAGRANRRNK